TGTCAAGTCTCTAACGGTAGAGAATCcattaattttcataaataaacaaaagtttTCTTCACTTTTTTCTACTTAGCCTTTTTGTGACTGCTCACTTATTTCTAATAAGAAAAGAcatgattaaaatataaaaattggtCTGATTTTACTAGTACATAAAAAGAAAAGTGGCTTTTGCCTCCTCTAAGTTTTTGAGCaacatcatatttttaatactttAGCACATGATACCCTTTCTTGCATTGTACTCTATGAAGCATGCATATTTTTAAAACCGCAAaaccattgaaaactcacacacaaatTAGTCTGATAAATGAAATGACAaagccattgaaaactcacacacaaagtAGAGAGACTGAAGTTTGAACCCTAGTCATGACGTTCAACACTAGGAATTTCGGCATTTctgccagttgagctaggatttgtggactaatagtattttttttattattatattgagCTTATTGGTTTCTTTTTAAATTGacatgccttttttttttttggtacagaaTTGACATGCCTTTATGTCTgcaataatttatatatatgttcctatgttcaacatcaatttttttgcacTTGCACAtcttaattctaaaataattgtAACTTAAAAACAAACTAAATAGAAAGTGGATATTATTCTTAACTACAAAAACTATTTTGTCTCAGATGATGAAGTGCTAAGAGAAAGTTCTGATCGCAAGACAGCTAAGGCTATCGGCATTATGGCTGGTGGTGCAGCTATTATATTTTTGGCAGTAGGATTATGTTTCTTGTGGAGGAAGAAAAAATTGCAGTTTCTATTGAATTTGAAAGGGAAGCATGAAAAAAGAGGTAATGTACATGTCCTATATACATATATGAATGAATGTACTATTCTGAATGCATGTTGAATAAtgaaatgttttgtttgttgttcCTAAATCAGGTTCATTAGAAAAAAGTCAGGATTTGCTTATAACTGATGGAGTGTTTACAAGTAATAGAGAAcaatcaaatgaaaataacatggatgatctagaATTGCCGTTCTTCGATTTTAATACCATAACTATGGCTACAAACAATTTCTCTGAACAAAATAAACTTGGACAAGGAGGCTTCGGTATTGTTTACAAAGTAAGTTCTTTTTTATATCTGTCACCATGATAAGTCCTAATACTCGACGCATATATACAATTACTGCACAGTAATTAATAGGTGCAATCATACAAAGTTGTTATTGTAGATATCACCAAAATAAGTCTTAATAGTCTTATATCATACATTTGATTTAACATATGAATAATTATGGTTACATCAGGGTAGGTTGTTGGAAGGTCAAGATATTGCGGTAAAGAGATTATCAAAAAATTCTGGCCAAGGTGttgaagaatttaaaaatgaggTAAAGTTGATTGTTAAGCTTCAACATCGAAACCTTGTTCGACTACTTGGTTGCAGCTTTGAGATAGATGAAAAGGTTCTAGTTTATGAGTACATGGAAAATAGAAGCCTTGATGCTATTTTGTTCGGTgagttaatttaatttcattaaCATTTATAtaatcatgttttattttttttacgcttGGTTTAATGTGTGTACAAATGTTTGATTTTCAGACAAAGCTAAAAGATCCTCGCTAGACTGGCAAACACGCTTCAACATTATATGTGGAATAGCTAGAGGACTTCTTTACCTTCACCAAGATTCTAGATTTAGGATCATCCATAGAGATCTTAAGGCAAGCAACATTTTACTTGACCGAGAAATGAATCCAAAGATATCAGATTTTGGGATGGCTAGAATTTTTGGCACGGATCAGACGGAGGCAAATACAGTTAGAGTCGTTGGAACATAGTGAGTACACTGCCGCTCcaaaaaatatccaaaatt
This genomic interval from Trifolium pratense cultivar HEN17-A07 linkage group LG6, ARS_RC_1.1, whole genome shotgun sequence contains the following:
- the LOC123890527 gene encoding receptor-like serine/threonine-protein kinase SD1-8 isoform X1 produces the protein MAGGAAIIFLAVGLCFLWRKKKLQFLLNLKGKHEKRGSLEKSQDLLITDGVFTSNREQSNENNMDDLELPFFDFNTITMATNNFSEQNKLGQGGFGIVYKGRLLEGQDIAVKRLSKNSGQGVEEFKNEVKLIVKLQHRNLVRLLGCSFEIDEKVLVYEYMENRSLDAILFDKAKRSSLDWQTRFNIICGIARGLLYLHQDSRFRIIHRDLKASNILLDREMNPKISDFGMARIFGTDQTEANTVRVVGTYGYMSPEYAMDGIFSVKSDVFSFGVLVMEIISGTKNRGFYSANKELNLLGHSWKLWKEGKALELIDSSIGNSYSPSVVHRCIQVGLLCVQERAEDRPTMSSVVLMLSSETATIAEPKNPGFCLGSNPIETDSSSSKKDESCTVNQVTCTMVDGR
- the LOC123890527 gene encoding receptor-like serine/threonine-protein kinase SD1-8 isoform X2; its protein translation is MAGGAAIIFLAVGLCFLWRKKKLQFLLNLKGKHEKRGSLEKSQDLLITDGVFTSNREQSNENNMDDLELPFFDFNTITMATNNFSEQNKLGQGGFGIVYKGRLLEGQDIAVKRLSKNSGQGVEEFKNEVKLIVKLQHRNLVRLLGCSFEIDEKVLVYEYMENRSLDAILFDKAKRSSLDWQTRFNIICGIARGLLYLHQDSRFRIIHRDLKASNILLDREMNPKISDFGMARIFGTDQTEANTVRVVGTYGYMSPEYAMDGIFSVKSDVFSFGVLVMEIISGTKNRELEALERRKSFGTD